The DNA segment ttaacgttattttactaatttcgtgaaaataacgttaaaagagggggatggttaatcatggggtggcgttgatagccgaaagacaagggagtactaatcggcctttgtcttaattgctgagtgttatgtgccttatgtccaaggcttgatgcaaaactactattgagccgggggtctcactggaagcagcctctctattcctaacaggtaaggctgtctacatcttaccctcctcagaccctaccttagctttgctattggtgggatttactgagtatgatgatgatgatgattttggtTAATATAAATTTTTAAGTAAAATGTTTTGATGATTAGGTTGATTTTAATGTGATATGGATGCAGTTGAGTTAGTTTAGTTTTACTCGTGTGTTGAAATAATTTGGGGATTTTGTTGAGTAGTTTTGGTTTTAAGTAAGTTGTTTTCGGTGATTAGGAATAATTTGGGGATTTTGTGGAGTAGTTTTAGTTTTAAGTTAGTTGTTTCCAATTATTAGGTTGATTTTAATGTAATATGGAAGCCATTGAGTTTAATTTTTATTCGTATGCTGAAATAATTTGTCGATTATATTGATTATTTTTAATTGTAATATCGAAATGAGTTTTGGGATTTTATTGATTAGTTTCAATTTTAAGTAAGCTGTTTCCGATGGTTAGGTTAATTTTAATGTAATATTGAGTCAGTTGAGTTCAAGTTTACTTGTATGTTGAAATAATTTGGGGAATTTTTTTGTTTGATTAATTTCAATTTTGGTGAAATAATTAGGATCTGGAGGATATGGTTATCTGTTGGAGCCATTGTGGTGGATTGGCATGTTGACTAGTAAGCGTTCTCGTTTCTCTTGTTGTTTGGTTAATATTATGATATTTTGAAATATAATTTGTTTGTTTTAAATCATAAGTGGATTTGTTTTGAGATTTGCAGTGGTTGTTGGAGAATTTGCTAATTTTATAGCTTACATATATGCTCCAGCTGTTCTCGTGACTCCATTGGGGGCATTGAGTATTATTGTGAGGTGAATATTCATATAATTGATTACGTTATCGGTTATTAGAGTGAGTGATATACTGATATGTTGTATTTCTCACTTTGCCGCATCTTTGAACTACTTGATAGTGCGATTTTGGCACATTTCTTACTAAACGAGAAACTGGGGCGAATGGGGATACTCGGATGTGTGCTTTGTATAGTCGGTTCCACCGTTATCGTGATTCACGCCCCCGCTGAACATAGCATAAGCTCGGTGGAAGAAATTTGGGACCTAGCAACACAACCAGGTGAGCTGTGCAATTGTATTTTCATGTCGTTTTCGTGTCGAGTCAGTAATTGGCACCCGATTGTATCTAATGATTCCATGACTCTTGGTCCAGCTTTTCTTTTGTACACAGCATCAGCAATCGCTGTGGTATTGTTCTTGGTGTTGTACTGTGAATCACGATACGGGCAGACTAATATGATGGTGTATATTGGCGTATGTTCTATAAATGGTTCGTTGACGGTTATGAGTGTGAAAGCAATAGGCATTGCCATAAAACTTACATTAGAGGGTTCAAGCCAGGTGGCACGCTACCAAACATGGATTTTTGTAATGGTAGCTGTTACATGTATAATCACTCAATTGAATTACTTAAATAAGGTTAGCCACCCGCGCTCCCTTCATTTCTTGTTTTATAGATTTCATCTGTAGATGTTCCCTTATTCCACTTTATTAAATTAACTTTTACGTATTTTTTTAagagtaaagtacatggatggtccctgtagtttatcaaaattttggatttggtctctagctttccaaaagtacacataTGGCCCCTTTCGTTTGCACTtagtaacgcatttagtccccaactaacaaatctaaaggttttagcaggtccaagttagggactaagtgcgttacaaagtgcaagcCACATGGACCATTCATGTGACTTTTAgcaaagttggggactaaatgtgttacaaagtgcaaaccaccaGGACTgtccgtgtacttttgaaaatttagggaccaaatccaaaattttggtaaactacagggaccatccgtgtactttactcttttttAATCTAGTTTACTTATCTTATATTCATTGTcagtattaattttttttattttataagatacatagtttatatatttatttatttattaattttgcCTCGCTTCGACTCGAGGCTTACACCTCGTGAGGTGAAGGGAAAATGCCTCTAGGCTCGATTCCACCTTGGCAAAACCGAAGAGTCGAACTGGTACCGGATTTATTCGGTTAGGTTCTCTGTTAGGTCCTGAATCGGAACATGGTTTTCTAGAATGTATCGTTTTTCAAACTTGAAATAACGCTTAAGtttttttaaaaccataaaaCTCGTAAGTTTGCAGTTGGACTATTAAAAACCGATATCAGACTGGTATCAAACCAGCTTGGATAGATCTGGTTTCGGTTTCATCTCCGTTTGTATGATTTCTTTCACCATATAGATCTGCCACAAAATAAATATTTCACTAGTAACAAAAGTGTGGTATATTTTCAACATTTAACGGGCCCACAGAAACCTGCAggcttttgtttttgttttccaatttatTTTGACAAATAAATATCCAAGAGAAGTCAGAAACTGCTTTACAGATTTATCATCTTACAAAATGAATTTATCTTGAACTTGTATCAGGCTTTGGACACATTTAACACGGCGGTTGTTTCACCTATCTATTATGCCATGTTCACATCTTTCACAATCCTCGCTAGTGCCATCATGTTCAAGGATTGGTCCGGTCAGAGTGTTAGCACAATTATTTCGGTTCTTTGTGGGTTCATGACCGTGCTTTCTGGTACCATGATTTTGCACAGTACACGAGAACCCGATCCACAACCTATTTCAGGTAAACGTATGAAGCAACTGTATATTTTGTGCTATATAGTTAATTGCTGCTTATGACTTTTTCGATGAGTATTACAACATTCATGGATCTTTTTAGCACATATGGGTCATAATGCTATCATATTTTATAGGGATGACTTCATACTATCAAATATAGccttttcaaatttttgacattTATAGGCTTTTCTTAGAACTTGCATAGATTACGAGAGTTTGGAGTGTAAGAAGAAAGAGAAGGGTATGATGGTCAtattgtaaattgtgttttattaAATAAGTATTTTGCATGGatatatttgatattaattttATTGGTTGGGTAAATATGATATTATGCAAGATATCGGGTGTGCGTGcgcgtgtatatatatatatatatatatccatatgtgtgtgtgtacacacatacacacacatatatatatcaaAGGTTCAAAGTTGTAGAGGAAGTATACCTTGTTGGATTTCGATTTAGGACTTTATATGCTCCTGTTTGTGTAAAACATTTACACAATTGTTGACAATAGAAAGTCAACTTGGACAGTACTGAGGTTGTTGAGTTAACCTACAATGACTTTGCAGACATGTATGCATCACTTTCTCCTCAAATATCGTGGATTGTGCATGCAAACGGGGAAATATGGAAGCACAAGGATAACGACGAATCATGCCCAGAAGTTGTTGCAATAATTCAACCCGATCATTTCAAATGATCCATTTTTGAAGAATGTAGCATGAAACTCCTCAAATATGATCGGGAACAGGTTTACATTGGTTTTCTGCATTCTCAGTCAGTCGGGCCAGGGGATAGAAGAAACATTCTATACAAGGTAATCAACACGGTAATCTTCCTGTGAAAATAGAATTGGCTTATATCTATTTGTTTGGGATCTTATACATCCCAATAGTGATTTATAACTAGTTCATTGATAGTATTGTTCCTTATATTTACATTTTGCTTTAGGTggtgttttgctttgtaaatgtTTTAACATAGTGTATTCGGTTAAAATGCAATCTAGGCGCAGAAaggtaatttaaaaaaatatcatGATTCGGTTGAAATGCAATCTAGGCGCGGCTTGGACAAAAGAACCGAGGGTCAACTTAACAGAAAACATTGTTTAACGTACATTAATGTTAGGGATCAAATGTGTTACAATGTGACAGACATTTGAGATCAAAATCTTTTTTTCAGATAAATGAGAAAATCAATAATTTAGACTTTATCATGAAAGCCATGTAATtaatctgattttttttttatatatttttgaatttttgtacTTAAATTGTTTCTTTCTTATGCGATCAATCATCTTACCTTTCAAATAGTtttcttttcttaaaaaaaaaatagtaaaataatAATATAGATTATAACAATCCCTTTTGAGTATATTCATCCATTGTAGAGTTGTGAAGTTTTTCTAGTGCTAAAAGAAAGTTGTTTTCAGGATCACCATTAACACcttctttgtttatttatttatataaacttCAAGTCGTTTACATAGTTAAAATGACGAAACACTAGTGTGTATAGAAATTTATCAATCATTACCATTTGGTGTTATATGTTATTGTGTTGTCTGTTTATCAATCATTACCATTTGGTGTTATATATCGATCTAGAACCGTGTGTACCAAATTTTGGTACGTAGATTCTTTTGGGACGAGAGTTAAATATCTTTTCTAGTTGTATAGACCCCTAAACATCACATAAAATCCCAATTACATACACATGACACCAATTGTAAAAAGCTATAAACTCAAAAacccaataaaataaaatattgagTACATTACACTAGTGTCCTATATGAGTATATGGTGAGTTGAAATTTCTGTTTTGATTCTTCTAAAGAAATTACACaatatggtttttggtgtaagCTCTCTTTATGGTTTTTGGTGTAAGAACgtagggtatggtggggcttagGTTGGGgacatgagttgacacgtggagtttAAGCCCTCCCACCGCCtagtgacgtgtccgtggggtatggcggggcgtgggtgcACCGCGTGGGTTGCCAGGttattaatacatatatatatatatatatatatatatatatagagagagagagagagagagagagagaaaggttaacatacttcacggcttatcatacttcacgtaggagacaatggtaaccgttggatcaggggtataatcacgcatggaacat comes from the Helianthus annuus cultivar XRQ/B chromosome 4, HanXRQr2.0-SUNRISE, whole genome shotgun sequence genome and includes:
- the LOC110936699 gene encoding probable magnesium transporter NIPA6 translates to MYTGNLLGFGLAVSSSAFIGSSFIIKKKGLQRAGACGTRARSGGYGYLLEPLWWIGMLTMVVGEFANFIAYIYAPAVLVTPLGALSIIVSAILAHFLLNEKLGRMGILGCVLCIVGSTVIVIHAPAEHSISSVEEIWDLATQPAFLLYTASAIAVVLFLVLYCESRYGQTNMMVYIGVCSINGSLTVMSVKAIGIAIKLTLEGSSQVARYQTWIFVMVAVTCIITQLNYLNKALDTFNTAVVSPIYYAMFTSFTILASAIMFKDWSGQSVSTIISVLCGFMTVLSGTMILHSTREPDPQPISDMYASLSPQISWIVHANGEIWKHKDNDESCPEVVAIIQPDHFK